Proteins from a genomic interval of Zingiber officinale cultivar Zhangliang chromosome 1B, Zo_v1.1, whole genome shotgun sequence:
- the LOC122046937 gene encoding probable F-box protein At2g36090: MATATIEDLHPDMLAGALRLLDGPDLASLSCATSRFRSLVGEPDLWRDLCLSSWPSLRHPRLIRLLESSHRSFFADVFASPVCTLPSFPCDSDEEASLPSELISAVELRHRNSVILSLVAETDTSTSWFRAAPFRLDAEVERKDDGGSFFFSPEELTLSWIVIDPQSRRAVSATSRRPVAVNRHWITGETVLRFALVLSDECAVGAVVKCGEESGEVREINLVAEGVEGACLSGREGLAVLRSAMEGGRQRWKEEEEDARRRWEEFEGRRQKRKETAARMERLVDLAFAAVGAAAFLALFAFVVVR, translated from the coding sequence ATGGCGACTGCTACCATCGAAGACCTCCACCCGGACATGCTCGCCGGCGCTCTCCGTCTTCTCGACGGGCCTGACCTCGCCTCCCTTAGCTGCGCCACCTCTCGCTTTCGGTCCCTTGTGGGAGAACCTGACCTCTGGCGCGACCTCTGCCTCTCCTCTTGGCCCTCCCTCCGGCACCCGCGCCTCATCCGGCTTCTGGAATCCTCGCACCGCTCCTTCTTCGCCGACGTGTTCGCTTCCCCTGTTTGTACGCTCCCTAGCTTCCCCTGCGACAGCGATGAGGAAGCCAGCCTTCCGTCGGAGCTCATCTCCGCTGTCGAACTCCGCCATCGCAACTCTGTTATTTTATCCCTGGTCGCGGAGACCGACACGTCGACGTCGTGGTTCAGGGCCGCGCCGTTTCGCCTCGACGCCGAGGTGGAGAGGAAGGACGACGGGGGTTCCTTCTTTTTCTCGCCGGAGGAGCTGACGCTGAGCTGGATCGTCATCGACCCGCAGAGTAGACGGGCGGTTAGCGCGACGAGCCGGCGGCCGGTGGCGGTCAACCGGCACTGGATCACCGGCGAGACGGTGCTGCGGTTCGCGTTGGTGCTTAGCGATGAGTGCGCCGTCGGGGCGGTGGTTAAATGCGGAGAGGAATCAGGGGAAGTGCGGGAGATAAACCTGGTGGCGGAAGGCGTGGAAGGGGCGTGCTTGAGCGGGAGGGAGGGCCTGGCGGTGCTCCGGTCGGCGATGGAGGGCGGTAGGCAGAGAtggaaagaggaagaggaggacgcGAGGAGGAGGTGGGAGGAATTCGAAGGGCGCAGACAGAAGAGGAAGGAGACGGCGGCGAGGATGGAGAGGTTGGTGGACCTGGCCTTCGCTGCCGTGGGCGCCGCGGCGTTCCTGGCCCTCTTCGCCTTCGTCGTCGTGAGGTAG
- the LOC121984321 gene encoding uncharacterized protein LOC121984321, translating to MAELGNNVADASTAVDQKTLDYDALAEVFSYLSAKNLTRLQLVSKPIMNMITSDPFFILMQSYHTSTAAAAIFAYGHSRSRPQIFLLDHDAGLPSGSLDALSNYDNRFLYSAGGLVFYRKRDGISYSICAFNPARRKSSLIPVPPGDGNALPASLAVDFTNDGDYKLVYLTSDRNWSSLYQCRVYDSAARVWTRDEMIHHGSRQLKFHNPVVHRGAVFWATDCFRHTTADPYVMSYEIATGAIEFLAMPDGSAVESEDRISVAVWEESWLCLVHHSKSSGAFTLWRWSEESHSWAKSSNEFVYWEKPEAVVGSMLVCNGGREKGMLLVFSVEDEAYVYSFKLRDLTKLATNMGSYFPKFTAYANTLRPACGGQEAD from the coding sequence atggccgagcTCGGAAACAACGTCGCCGACGCTTCCACCGCCGTCGACCAGAAGACCCTTGACTACGACGCTTTGGCAGAGGTTTTCTCCTACTTGTCGGCCAAAAACCTCACCCGTCTCCAACTCGTTTCCAAGCCCATCATGAACATGATCACCTCGGATCCCTTTTTCATTCTCATGCAATCCTACCACACCAGTACTGCCGCCGCCGCCATCTTTGCCTATGGCCATTCTCGTTCTCGCCCGCAGATATTCCTTCTTGATCACGACGCCGGCCTTCCCTCGGGCTCCTTGGATGCCCTCTCCAACTACGACAACAGGTTCCTCTACTCCGCCGGCGGTCTCGTCTTCTACCGGAAAAGAGACGGTATTTCCTACAGCATATGCGCCTTCAACCCAGCCCGTCGCAAATCCTCGCTCATTCCTGTTCCCCCCGGCGACGGCAATGCACTGCCCGCCAGCTTGGCCGTCGATTTCACCAACGACGGCGACTACAAGCTCGTTTACCTCACATCGGACCGGAACTGGTCCAGCTTGTACCAGTGCCGCGTGTACGACTCGGCGGCCCGAGTCTGGACGAGGGACGAGATGATCCACCACGGCAGCCGCCAGCTGAAGTTTCACAACCCGGTGGTGCACCGAGGGGCCGTCTTCTGGGCCACCGACTGCTTCAGGCATACCACGGCCGATCCCTACGTCATGTCATACGAAATCGCCACGGGGGCCATCGAGTTCCTCGCGATGCCCGACGGCAGTGCCGTGGAGTCGGAGGACCGTATCAGCGTGGCGGTCTGGGAGGAATCATGGTTGTGCTTGGTGCATCACAGCAAAAGCTCCGGCGCGTTCACGCTGTGGAGGTGGTCGGAGGAATCGCATTCGTGGGCGAAGTCGTCGAACGAGTTCGTCTACTGGGAGAAGCCGGAAGCCGTAGTGGGATCGATGTTGGTGTGCAACGGCGGGAGGGAGAAAGGGATGCTGTTGGTGTTCAGCGTGGAAGACGAAGCCTACGTTTACTCCTTCAAGCTCAGAGATTTAACCAAGTTGGCGACGAACATGGGTTCTTATTTCCCTAAATTCACGGCCTACGCCAACACTCTGAGGCCTGCTTGCGGCGGACAGGAAGCCGATTGA
- the LOC122046945 gene encoding protein MLN51 homolog produces MVVKEEDSEYESDPEDAPLPRMRRREASDDEEGEGYEGRGKSPAGDLVASDGESDGQGGAEVYDDEEEYYDEEDELVDRVEEFGGEEEMVEGKGGNLASIPVNESLKDLGKAPIPDGDGQTYLGTPEENEDKNPVEEEAKESEPYAVPTAGAFYMHDDRFQDNGRGRRRRMFGGQKLWDPKDERAWVHDRFEEMNLHETRNHEERSKSRGRFRGRGGGKRWGSEHVYTRGNRSNTYRDDAESETRAPRTVRGRGPRRYEPILRNKRDFPAIQSKRLPLKPHHSVSNDTSGRPSSQAATVQSDAVLPKKNSFASSLNSASPPFYPSGSSNQDMASLTQKRGVHTGSINKPISYTTLTKDNSMASQTNSLMRGNTPTDVVGPDKLFIDDSFRSTTGKIMATSGLQLSGSSLSSKEIQTASSRVQVRESSIVGRINRHSESSIGPPGRVATQNKPTDQRPLQFPAQSATRISNQQSVQLRSIRNHSSSPPDSAPPSSSDIIQSDSHSGVTKPEVTLVGKTKINNQGIGKGPFLYGGAQVIGATGAVGLPNGDHSFPGTPALLPVMQLGGPNPGGMGVPAMGMALPGYVAQPQLGFGNTEMTWLPVLAGAAGSLGPPYCPPYIALDGNYFAHPSGQTSSSSPSRETGTSKPASSLKPSQRPEVNEDSGQRQSKPRRYSEMSFGQ; encoded by the exons ATGGTTGTCAAAGAAGAGGATTCGGAGTATGAGAGCGATCCTGAGGACGCACCGCTGCCAAGGATGCGTCGCAGGGAGGCGAGCGACGACGAGGAAGGGGAAGGATACGAGGGGCGGGGGAAGTCTCCGGCGGGAGACCTGGTGGCGTCCGATGGCGAGTCGGATGGTCAAGGCGGTGCTGAGGTTTATGATGACGAAGAGGAGTACTACGACGAGGAGGATGAACTGGTGGACAGAGTAGAGGAATTCGGTGGGGAAGAAGAAATGGTGGAAGGCAAAGGTGGGAATCTTGCCAGTATTCCAGTAAACGAAAGCCTCAAAGACTTGGGAAAGGCACCAATTCCTGATGGAGATGGACAAACGTATCTTGGAACACCAGAAGAAAATGAAGACAAGAATCCAGTGGAAGAGGAGGCGAAGGAGAGTGAACCCTATGCTGTGCCGACTGCTGGGGCTTTCTACATGCACGATGATCGATTCCAGGACAATGGCAGGGGTCGCCGCAG GCGAATGTTTGGTGGCCAAAAGCTGTGGGATCCTAAAGATGAACGTGCTTGGGTGCATGATAGATTTGAAGAAATGAATTTGCACGAGACACGAAATCATGAG GAAAGATCAAAGTCTAGAGGCCGTTTTAGGGGACGAGGTGGAGGTAAAAGATGGGGCTCTGAACATGTGTATACTAGAGGAAACAGGTCCAATACATACCGTGATGATGCTGAAAGTGAAACCCGTGCCCCGAGGACTGTTAGAGGGAGAGGACCTAGGCGTTATGAACCTATTCTGAGGAACAAAAGAGACTTTCCTGCAATTCAGAGCAAACG TTTACCTTTAAAACCTCACCACTCAGTATCAAATGATACCTCTGGAAGACCATCTTCTCAAGCGGCAACAGTTCAATCAGATGCTGTTCTTCCAAAGAAGAACTCGTTTGCCTCAAGCCTCAATTCTGCATCACCCCCATTTTACCCCTCTGGGTCCTCTAATCAAGATATGGCATCCTTGACTCAGAAAAGGGGCGTACATACTGGAAGCATCAATAAGCCCATTTCATATACTACACTGACAAAAGATAATTCTATGGCATCCCAAACAAACTCATTAATGAGAGGGAATACACCGACTGACGTTGTTGGACCTGATAAGTTATTTATTGATGATTCCTTTCGGTCAACCACAGGGAAAATTATGGCTACCTCCGGTCTCCAGCTGTCAGGATCTtcattatcatcaaaagaaattcAGACTGCTAGTTCTAGGGTCCAAGTTAGGGAATCAAGTATTGTTGGTCGCATAAATAGACATTCTGAGTCATCAATTGGCCCACCTGGAAGAGTTGCTACTCAAAACAAGCCCACAGACCAGCGACCACTTCAGTTTCCAGCACAATCTGCTACACGAATTTCAAACCAGCAGTCGGTCCAGCTTCGTAGCATAAGGAATCATTCATCATCGCCTCCTGATTCTGCACCTCCTAGTTCATCTGACATTATACAGTCTGATTCACATTCAGGTGTAACCAAGCCAGAAGTCACACTTGTTGGAAAAACAAAGATTAACAATCAAGGGATAGGAAAGGGACCCTTTCTGTATGGTGGAGCTCAGGTAATTGGGGCAACTGGGGCTGTGGGACTTCCCAATGGTGATCATAGCTTCCCTGGAACTCCAGCACTTTTACCAG TTATGCAACTTGGTGGTCCTAATCCTGGTGGTATGGGGGTTCCTGCAATGGGTATGGCTCTTCCAGGATATGTAGCTCAACCTCAGCTTGGTTTTGGCAATACAGAAATGACTTG GTTGCCAGTATTGGCAGGTGCTGCTGGGTCTTTAGGGCCACCTTACTGCCCACCTTACATCGCTCTTGATGGAAACTACTTTGCTCATCCTTCAGGACAGACATCTTCATCATCCCCTTCTAG GGAAACTGGTACAAGCAAACCTGCTAGTTCTTTGAAACCTTCCCAGAGACCTG AGGTGAATGAGGACTCTGGGCAACGCCAAAGCAAGCCTCGTAG GTATTCAGAGATGAGTTTTGGCCAATGA